The Deltaproteobacteria bacterium genome segment CAGCGATGACAACGGCCACGGCACCGCCATGACGGGAATCATCGTGGCCAAGGCCGACAACGCCATCGGCGTTGCCGGTATCGCCCCCGAGGCCCGCGTCTTACCGGTCAAGGTTTTGGACGCTGATGGTACCGGTTACTACAGCGCGGTGGCCGAGGGCATCATCTACGCCGTCGATCAAGGAGCGAAGGTGATCAACCTCAGTCTAGCCGGCGCCGACGCCTCTACTACGCTGCAAAGCGCCGTCGACTACGCGCGCGCCCACGGCGCGATCGTGGTCGCGGCCGCCGGCAACTACGGCACCGGTGTGCCGATGTACCCGGCCGCTTGCAACGGTGCCGTTGCGATCACCGCCAGTGATGCCCGCGATCAGCGCGCCACGTTCTCCAATTACGGCGCCTGGACCTCGCTGGCGGCTCCCGGTGTCGGCATTTTCACCACCGCGCCCGGCGGCTCGTACGCCGGTGTCACCGGCACCTCGCCCGCCACCGCCGTGGCCTCGGGCGCCTTTGCCCTACTTCTGGCCGCCAATCCCGACATGACCGGAGCGGACGCGGTTGCCCGGGCGACCGCCAAGACACTCGACATCGGTACCAGTGGCTGGGACCCGTACTCCGGCTTCGGCCGTGTCGATGCTTACGCCGCCCTGGTGTCCGGCGAGGCAATGCGACGGGCGCCGGACCGCACCGCCCCAACGGTCAGCCTGGTTAACCCCTCGAAAGACAGTTTGGTCTACGGCATCGTGCCAGTGGATGTGGCGGCGAGCGACAACCTGGCGGTGGTGCGCGTCGACCTCGAGATTGACCGCCAGCTCTATGCTACGGCGACGACTCCGCCGTTCGCCTTCGCCTGGGACACCACCGGCTTGCCGGCCGGCAGCCACAAGCTGAAGGCGACCGCTTACGACGCGGCCGGAAACCACGCCAGCACGCTCGAAATGCGCCTCGACGTCACCCCGGGAGTGGGTTTGCTGGTCAAGCGCAGCGCCGTGATGTTCGGACGACTGCCGCAGTCGGACTCGTTTTCGGCCGCGGCCGTCTTCAGCTTGCCCGACGGCATGATCTTCGATTCCTACAGCGACACCGTCACAGTCGAGTTGAGCAGCGCCGAGGGTGAGGTGTTCGCGCTTACCGTTCCGCCAACGGCGTTGATTCACGAGCGCACCGGCGCGGTGCGCTTCACCGGCGCCTCCACCCTGCCCAGCATCGGCACCGCCAGCATCCGCATAACCAAAAACCGCACCGGTAACGCTTATGCGCTGCTGCTCTACAGCCGCAAGCTGAACCTCGCGAACATCGGCACGACCACGAACCTGCGGCTTATGGTCGGCAGCAGCGTCCTGACACAAGCTGTGCTCTTCCGCGACTCGCGCGGCCGGCTGGTGGTCCCGTAATTTCGGGCGGCCGCTCGGTATCGCGGACGCGCTCGGCCCGCCATCAGCCGATCTCGGGCGGCCGGCGCCCTACCCTGCGGATGCGCGACAAATTTGTGGGTAACGTGGTGCCGACCCTGATCCTGTTCGGTGTTATGGCCGTCATTCCCGCGAAAGCGGGAATCCAGTTTGGCGTTTGGCGCTATGGACAAGCAGTTCTGCGTTTACATCCTGGCCAGCAAA includes the following:
- a CDS encoding S8 family serine peptidase, which encodes MARGLSGLVLGLMLSGAASAGAPPEQGDTARLIVRARAGLPHGKQQRLLAQHEARRRGHLKRLDAAIVEVPRAKLAGVKAALRRSGAFSTVEEDARVSTTTAPSDPLFALQWGVVQISALESWAISRGAATIPIAVVDTGVDASHPDLAGQILPGYDFANGDADPSDDNGHGTAMTGIIVAKADNAIGVAGIAPEARVLPVKVLDADGTGYYSAVAEGIIYAVDQGAKVINLSLAGADASTTLQSAVDYARAHGAIVVAAAGNYGTGVPMYPAACNGAVAITASDARDQRATFSNYGAWTSLAAPGVGIFTTAPGGSYAGVTGTSPATAVASGAFALLLAANPDMTGADAVARATAKTLDIGTSGWDPYSGFGRVDAYAALVSGEAMRRAPDRTAPTVSLVNPSKDSLVYGIVPVDVAASDNLAVVRVDLEIDRQLYATATTPPFAFAWDTTGLPAGSHKLKATAYDAAGNHASTLEMRLDVTPGVGLLVKRSAVMFGRLPQSDSFSAAAVFSLPDGMIFDSYSDTVTVELSSAEGEVFALTVPPTALIHERTGAVRFTGASTLPSIGTASIRITKNRTGNAYALLLYSRKLNLANIGTTTNLRLMVGSSVLTQAVLFRDSRGRLVVP